A single window of Providencia alcalifaciens DNA harbors:
- the mreC gene encoding rod shape-determining protein MreC — translation MKPIFRRGPSLQLRIFIAVIIALVLVVIDHRFEPFNKIRNYLDTAVSPFYFLANGPRQFLDNISDTLSTREQLQFENKALRQELLLKKADNLLLEQLKQENARLRELLGSPLRQDEHMMVTQVISGANTPYRDQVVIDKGSNDGVYEGQPVISDKGVVGQVVGTSNFNSRVLLICDTAHALPVQVLRNDIRVIAAGSGCADDLQLEPLPGNTDIRVGDVLVTSGLGGRFPEGYPVAVVSAVKHDTQRAYTIISARPSAELQRLRYLLLLWGNESDPKTPLQPSDVYRAANERLMKVLPQVLPTPSEIQGPPLPPSMQPAQPQPQP, via the coding sequence ATGAAGCCAATTTTTAGGCGAGGTCCTTCCCTACAGTTACGCATTTTTATTGCAGTGATAATTGCATTGGTGCTGGTGGTGATTGACCATCGATTTGAGCCTTTCAATAAAATCCGTAATTATTTAGACACGGCGGTTAGCCCATTCTATTTTTTAGCTAACGGACCACGTCAATTCCTCGATAATATCTCTGACACCCTTTCAACGCGGGAACAACTCCAGTTTGAGAATAAAGCCCTGCGCCAAGAGTTATTATTAAAAAAAGCGGATAACTTGCTGCTTGAGCAACTCAAACAAGAAAATGCCCGCTTACGCGAACTGTTAGGCTCCCCATTACGCCAAGATGAACACATGATGGTGACGCAAGTCATTTCAGGTGCAAACACGCCTTATCGCGACCAAGTTGTGATAGATAAAGGCAGTAATGACGGTGTTTATGAAGGCCAGCCAGTTATCAGTGATAAAGGCGTGGTAGGTCAGGTCGTTGGTACCAGTAATTTTAATAGCCGAGTTTTATTAATTTGTGATACTGCCCATGCATTGCCTGTGCAAGTCTTGCGTAATGACATTCGTGTTATTGCTGCGGGCTCAGGTTGTGCCGATGACCTGCAATTAGAGCCACTCCCTGGAAATACAGATATTCGTGTTGGTGATGTGTTAGTGACTTCGGGATTAGGTGGACGATTCCCTGAAGGGTATCCTGTCGCGGTTGTTTCAGCGGTGAAGCATGATACTCAACGTGCCTATACCATCATATCTGCAAGACCAAGCGCTGAGTTACAACGCCTACGTTATTTACTCCTGCTGTGGGGCAATGAAAGTGATCCGAAAACCCCATTACAGCCATCCGATGTTTACCGAGCTGCAAATGAGCGTTTAATGAAAGTGTTGCCGCAGGTGTTACCAACACCGAGCGAAATTCAAGGACCACCATTACCACCGTCCATGCAACCTGCACAGCCTCAACCTCAGCCATAA
- a CDS encoding rod shape-determining protein: MFKKFRGMFSNDLSIDLGTANTLIYVKGQGVKLNEPSVVAIRQDRAGSPKSVAAVGGEAKQMLGRTPGNISAIRPMKDGVIADFFLTEKMLQHFIKQVHSNSFLRPSPRVLVCVPVGATQVERKAIRESALSAGAREVFLIEEPMAAAIGAGLPVSEATGSMVVDIGGGTTEVAVISLNGVVYSSSVRIGGDRFDESIINYVRRNYGSLIGEATAERIKHGIGSAFPTDEVYEIEVRGRNLAEGVPRGFKMNSNEILEALQEPLTGIVSAVMLALEQCPPELASDISERGMVLTGGGALLRNLDRLLMEETGIPVIVAEDPLTCVARGGGKALEMIDMHGGDLFSED, encoded by the coding sequence ATGTTTAAAAAATTTCGTGGCATGTTTTCTAATGACCTGTCAATTGACTTGGGTACGGCCAATACCCTCATTTATGTCAAAGGACAAGGCGTCAAATTAAATGAACCCTCTGTAGTTGCAATTCGTCAGGATCGCGCGGGCTCGCCAAAAAGCGTTGCTGCGGTTGGTGGTGAAGCGAAACAGATGCTGGGGCGTACACCGGGTAACATTTCCGCAATTCGACCAATGAAAGATGGTGTGATTGCAGACTTTTTCTTAACTGAAAAAATGTTACAACACTTTATCAAGCAAGTTCATAGCAACAGCTTCCTGCGTCCAAGTCCTCGAGTATTAGTCTGTGTGCCAGTTGGTGCCACTCAAGTTGAGCGTAAAGCTATCCGTGAATCTGCATTAAGTGCAGGTGCCCGCGAAGTTTTCTTAATTGAAGAGCCAATGGCAGCGGCAATCGGTGCTGGTTTACCTGTTTCTGAAGCAACAGGTTCTATGGTTGTCGATATCGGTGGTGGTACCACTGAAGTGGCTGTTATCTCCCTGAACGGGGTGGTTTACTCTTCTTCTGTTCGCATTGGTGGTGACCGTTTTGACGAGTCAATCATCAACTATGTGCGTCGTAATTATGGTTCCTTAATTGGTGAAGCAACGGCTGAACGTATCAAACACGGTATTGGTTCTGCTTTCCCAACTGATGAAGTTTATGAAATTGAAGTTCGCGGTCGTAACTTGGCAGAAGGTGTGCCACGCGGATTTAAAATGAACTCCAACGAAATTTTAGAAGCATTACAAGAGCCACTGACCGGTATCGTGAGCGCGGTAATGTTAGCGTTAGAACAGTGCCCACCAGAATTAGCTTCTGATATCTCAGAACGCGGTATGGTATTAACGGGTGGTGGTGCTCTTCTGCGTAATTTAGATCGTTTATTAATGGAAGAGACTGGCATTCCGGTCATCGTTGCTGAAGATCCTTTAACCTGCGTTGCTCGTGGCGGCGGTAAAGCGTTAGAGATGATTGACATGCACGGTGGTGACCTGTTTAGCGAAGACTAA
- a CDS encoding oxidoreductase — MKALVLQQQDDKIVPEILNVPTESLPAGDVIVDIHWSTINYKDALAINGKAGVVRQYPMVPGIDFSGIVHHSEDPRFHIGQHVLLTGWGVGETHWGGLATQAKVPADYLTPLPEALSLKHAMTIGTAGFTAMLCVNALEDAGITPESGEIVVSGASGGVGSVATQLLSLLGYHVVAISGRAENHDYLLKMGAKSVLPRSEFTHPAKPLDKQRWAGAIDTVGGDVLANILAQVNYNGAVAACGLAGGFSLPTTVMPFILRNIRLQGVDSVYYPAAKRPKVWERLAQLLPDAFYEQVSCEISLEECVEHAKKLLKNEVTGRTLVNLQN, encoded by the coding sequence ATGAAAGCGCTCGTTTTACAGCAACAAGACGATAAAATCGTCCCTGAAATCCTCAATGTACCTACTGAGTCATTACCCGCCGGCGATGTCATCGTCGATATTCACTGGTCGACAATTAACTATAAAGATGCGCTAGCTATTAATGGAAAAGCTGGCGTTGTCCGTCAATATCCAATGGTACCTGGAATTGATTTCTCAGGTATCGTTCATCACAGTGAAGATCCCCGTTTTCATATTGGCCAACACGTACTATTAACCGGATGGGGAGTTGGAGAAACACATTGGGGTGGACTCGCCACCCAAGCAAAAGTCCCCGCCGATTATTTAACACCGCTTCCTGAAGCATTATCACTGAAGCATGCCATGACCATCGGCACCGCTGGGTTTACCGCCATGTTGTGCGTAAACGCCCTTGAAGATGCAGGGATCACCCCTGAAAGTGGCGAAATTGTAGTGAGTGGTGCCAGCGGTGGTGTCGGTAGTGTCGCCACCCAATTGCTTTCTTTATTAGGCTATCACGTTGTGGCGATTTCAGGCCGCGCAGAAAATCACGACTATTTACTGAAAATGGGTGCGAAGAGCGTGCTACCTCGCAGCGAGTTTACTCATCCAGCCAAACCGCTTGATAAACAGCGTTGGGCTGGTGCTATCGACACTGTTGGTGGTGACGTGCTGGCCAATATCTTGGCGCAAGTGAACTATAATGGCGCTGTGGCTGCATGTGGGCTGGCAGGCGGGTTCTCCCTTCCTACAACAGTTATGCCGTTTATTTTACGCAATATTCGTCTACAGGGGGTTGATTCAGTTTACTACCCTGCGGCAAAACGCCCAAAAGTGTGGGAACGCTTAGCGCAACTCTTACCTGATGCGTTTTATGAGCAAGTTAGCTGCGAAATTTCATTAGAAGAGTGTGTCGAGCACGCAAAAAAACTCTTAAAAAACGAAGTCACTGGGCGTACCCTAGTAAACCTTCAAAATTAA